A window of Ignavibacterium sp. contains these coding sequences:
- a CDS encoding alpha/beta fold hydrolase — protein MKEIINGLSVFSEGYNTNKSIIFIHGFPYDHTMWNAQMEALKEKYFCVSYDIRGLGESPAGDGQFTMESFVDDLEEIINKKNLNKPVICGLSMGGYITLRALERMQDKFSAAILCDTRSEADNNEGKLKRAAGIKRINTEGLSPFAKDFITNCFAEDFRQNKKDELDSIIKKSSAFNPVGVKGCLLAMLSRTDTTQSLSQIKIPTLLICGEKDALTPPSVMKEMFHKIPNAEFVEIKNAGHMTPIENPDEVNIAIINFLNKLD, from the coding sequence ATGAAAGAAATCATTAATGGTTTGTCAGTTTTCTCTGAAGGTTACAACACAAACAAATCAATTATTTTTATACACGGATTTCCTTATGACCATACAATGTGGAATGCCCAGATGGAAGCACTAAAGGAAAAATATTTTTGTGTGAGTTATGATATTCGTGGTCTTGGCGAATCACCCGCAGGCGATGGACAATTCACAATGGAATCGTTTGTTGATGATCTTGAAGAGATAATTAACAAGAAAAATCTAAATAAACCTGTTATATGCGGTTTATCAATGGGCGGATATATTACTTTGCGAGCTTTGGAGAGAATGCAGGATAAATTTTCTGCAGCAATTTTATGCGACACAAGGTCCGAAGCCGATAACAACGAGGGCAAACTTAAACGCGCAGCAGGAATTAAAAGAATTAACACTGAAGGTTTGTCACCATTTGCAAAAGATTTTATCACAAATTGCTTTGCAGAAGATTTCCGGCAGAATAAAAAAGATGAGCTTGATAGTATAATTAAAAAATCATCTGCATTTAATCCGGTTGGAGTAAAAGGATGCTTGCTTGCAATGTTGAGCAGAACAGATACAACACAAAGTTTAAGTCAGATAAAAATTCCAACTCTGCTTATTTGTGGTGAGAAAGATGCTTTAACTCCGCCATCGGTGATGAAAGAAATGTTTCATAAAATTCCCAATGCTGAATTTGTTGAAATAAAAAATGCAGGACATATGACGCCAATTGAAAATCCAGATGAAGTCAACATAGCAATTATTAATTTTTTAAATAAATTGGACTAA